In one window of Hevea brasiliensis isolate MT/VB/25A 57/8 chromosome 10, ASM3005281v1, whole genome shotgun sequence DNA:
- the LOC110637990 gene encoding lysine-rich arabinogalactan protein 18 — protein sequence MDRKSVFTVALMCVIVASVGGQAPTSAPTATPVTPAAPVATPVTPAAPVTAPAKAPAKPKSPAPVSSPPAASPSKQTVPAPVQTPLATPPPAVTPVSSPPAVTPVSSPPAVTPVSSPPAPVPVSSPPAKSPAKSPPAPAPVTSPTSSPPENAPPAPVVSPTAEVPAPTTSKKKPKKHIAPAPGPDLSSPPAPPTEAPGPSAEANSPGPSVADESGAETIKSLQKMVGGLAVGWAICTLVF from the exons ATGGATCGCAAAAGCGTGTTTACTGTGGCATTAATGTGCGTTATCGTCGCTAGTGTCGGTGGCCAAGCTCCGACGTCGGCTCCTACTGCTACTCCGGTGACTCCGGCAGCCCCTGTGGCTACTCCGGTAACTCCTGCAGCGCCCGTGACCGCACCAGCTAAGGCTCCTGCAAAACCTAAATCGCCTGCTCCAGTATCTTCACCACCCGCTGCTTCTCCGTCTAAACAGACTGTGCCAGCTCCGGTTCAGACTCCATTGGCTACGCCACCACCTGCCGTCACTCCGGTTAGCTCACCACCTGCTGTCACTCCGGTCAGCTCACCACCTGCTGTCACTCCGGTTAGCTCTCCACCTGCTCCAGTTCCAGTGAGCTCTCCACCAGCTAAATCTCCTGCCAAATCTCCTCCAGCACCTGCGCCAGTGACTTCACCAACAAGTTCTCCTCCGGAAAACGCTCCTCCTGCTCCAGTGGTTTCACCAACGGCAGAGGTTCCTGCGCCGACTACCAGCAAGAAGAAGCCTAAGAAGCACATTGCTCCAGCTCCTGGTCCTGACTTGTCGAGCCCACCTGCTCCGCCAACTGAGGCACCTGGACCGAGCGCTGAAGCCAACTCACCTGGACCCTCTGTGGCTGATGAG AGCGGAGCAGAGACGATAAAGAGCCTGCAGAAGATGGTTGGAGGGCTGGCAGTGGGATGGGCAATCTGCACTTTGGTCTTCTAG